A genomic region of Paucidesulfovibrio gracilis DSM 16080 contains the following coding sequences:
- the queD gene encoding 6-carboxytetrahydropterin synthase QueD, with protein sequence MPEPLWRLTVKLGFSASHQLRNYGGKCERMHGHNFGVEVMVEGSRLDPKIHYLVDFKVLKRLTKEILEELDHHHLNEHPFFLERNPSSENIAMYIYRQLSGKLPENVRLVEVSVAEKDAQKATYMEV encoded by the coding sequence ATGCCCGAACCGCTCTGGCGGCTCACCGTAAAACTCGGCTTTTCCGCCTCGCACCAGCTCCGCAACTACGGCGGCAAATGCGAACGCATGCACGGCCACAACTTCGGCGTGGAGGTGATGGTGGAAGGCTCCCGCCTGGATCCGAAGATACACTACCTCGTGGACTTCAAGGTGCTGAAGCGGCTGACCAAGGAAATTCTCGAGGAACTGGACCACCACCACCTCAACGAACATCCGTTTTTTCTGGAGCGCAACCCCTCCAGCGAGAACATCGCCATGTACATTTATCGGCAACTTTCCGGAAAACTGCCCGAAAACGTGCGCCTTGTGGAAGTTTCCGTAGCGGAAAAAGACGCGCAAAAAGCCACCTACATGGAGGTCTGA